A portion of the Pseudoxanthomonas sp. JBR18 genome contains these proteins:
- the htpG gene encoding molecular chaperone HtpG, which produces MTTETQKETRGFQTEVKQLLQLMIHSLYSNKEIFLRELVSNAADAADKLRFEALTDASLLEGDGSDLRIRITYDTEAKTVTIDDNGIGMSREEAIAHLGTIAKSGTADFLKNLSGDQKKDSHLIGQFGVGFYSAFIVADQVDVYTRRAGLPASEGVHWSSRGEGDFEVATVDKPERGTTIVLHLKEGEEGFADGWRLRGIVKKYSDHIALPVELLKDQPAPAEGEAPAAPEWEAVNRASALWTRPKSEVTDAEYQEFYKHVAHDQTDPLAWSHNKVEGKLEYTSLLYAPARAPFDLYHRDAAKGLKLYVQRVYIMDQADQFLPLYLRFIKGVVDSSDLPLNVSREILQKGPVIDSMKSALTKRALDMLEKLAKDKPEDYAKFWKEFGQVLKEGPSEDYSNREKIAGLLRFASTKSGTDAQDVALADYVARMVEGQDKLYYLTGESFAAVKDSPHLEVFRKKGIEVLLLTDRIDEWLMSYLTEFDGKSFVDVARGDLDLGALESEEDKKAQEEIAKDKQKLVERLKGALGEEVSEVRVSHRLTDSPAILAIGEGDLGLQMRQILEASGQKVPEGKPVFEFNPGHPLIERLDAEADEDRFTDLSKVLFDQAALAAGDSLKDPAGYVRRLNKLLLDLAR; this is translated from the coding sequence ATGACCACCGAGACCCAGAAGGAAACCCGGGGCTTCCAGACCGAGGTCAAGCAGCTGCTGCAGCTGATGATCCACTCGCTGTATTCCAACAAGGAGATCTTCCTGCGCGAGCTGGTCTCCAACGCCGCCGATGCGGCCGACAAGCTGCGCTTCGAGGCCTTGACCGACGCCTCGCTGCTGGAAGGCGATGGCAGCGACCTGCGCATCCGCATCACCTACGACACCGAAGCCAAGACCGTCACCATCGACGACAACGGCATCGGCATGAGCCGCGAGGAAGCCATCGCGCACCTGGGCACCATCGCCAAGTCCGGCACCGCCGACTTCCTCAAGAATCTTTCCGGCGACCAGAAGAAGGACTCGCACCTGATCGGCCAGTTCGGCGTGGGCTTCTACTCGGCCTTCATCGTCGCCGACCAGGTCGACGTCTACACCCGCCGCGCCGGCCTGCCCGCCAGCGAGGGCGTGCACTGGTCGTCCAGGGGCGAAGGCGACTTCGAGGTGGCCACCGTCGACAAGCCCGAGCGCGGCACCACCATCGTCCTGCACCTGAAGGAAGGCGAGGAGGGCTTCGCCGATGGCTGGCGCCTGCGCGGCATCGTCAAGAAGTACTCCGACCACATCGCCCTGCCGGTGGAGCTGCTCAAGGACCAGCCCGCCCCGGCCGAAGGCGAGGCCCCGGCCGCGCCCGAATGGGAGGCCGTCAACCGCGCCAGCGCGCTGTGGACCCGGCCCAAGTCCGAGGTGACCGACGCCGAATACCAGGAGTTCTACAAGCACGTCGCCCACGACCAGACCGATCCGCTGGCCTGGAGCCACAACAAGGTCGAGGGCAAGCTGGAGTACACCTCGCTGCTGTACGCGCCGGCGCGTGCGCCGTTCGACCTGTACCACCGCGACGCGGCCAAGGGCCTGAAGCTCTACGTGCAGCGCGTCTACATCATGGACCAGGCCGACCAGTTCCTACCGCTGTACCTGCGCTTCATCAAGGGCGTGGTGGATTCTTCGGACCTGCCGCTGAACGTCTCGCGCGAGATCCTGCAAAAAGGCCCGGTGATCGACTCGATGAAGTCGGCGCTGACCAAGCGCGCCCTGGACATGCTGGAGAAGCTGGCCAAGGACAAGCCGGAGGACTACGCGAAGTTCTGGAAGGAGTTCGGCCAGGTCCTCAAGGAAGGCCCGTCCGAGGACTACAGCAACCGCGAGAAGATCGCCGGCCTGCTGCGCTTTGCCTCCACCAAGTCCGGCACCGATGCCCAGGACGTGGCCCTGGCCGATTACGTGGCGCGCATGGTCGAAGGCCAGGACAAGCTGTATTACCTGACAGGCGAGAGCTTCGCAGCGGTCAAGGACAGCCCGCACTTGGAGGTGTTCCGCAAGAAGGGCATCGAGGTGCTGCTGCTGACCGACCGCATCGACGAGTGGCTGATGAGCTACCTGACCGAGTTCGACGGCAAGTCCTTCGTCGATGTCGCCCGTGGCGACCTGGACCTGGGCGCGCTGGAGTCCGAGGAGGACAAGAAGGCCCAGGAAGAAATCGCCAAGGACAAGCAGAAGCTGGTCGAGCGCCTCAAGGGCGCGCTGGGTGAGGAGGTCTCCGAGGTGCGCGTATCCCACCGCCTGACCGATTCGCCAGCCATCCTGGCCATCGGCGAGGGCGACCTGGGGCTGCAGATGCGTCAGATCCTGGAGGCCAGCGGACAGAAGGTGCCGGAAGGCAAGCCGGTGTTCGAGTTCAACCCTGGCCACCCGCTGATCGAGCGCCTGGATGCCGAGGCCGACGAGGACCGGTTCACCGACCTGTCCAAGGTGCTGTTCGACCAGGCCGCGCTGGCCGCCGGCGACAGCCTCAAGGATCCGGCCGGCTACGTGCGCCGGCTCAACAAGCTGCTGCTGGACCTGGCACGCTGA
- a CDS encoding TonB-dependent receptor codes for MPSRPSHPRPLYGAVRSSGRRLRPLALATASALAAAWMAPALAQDTSGDQAPKTLDSVVVTGSRLRRVDTETANPVVTVSREQITASGKATVGDLLQSLPSIAGNATNPYTNNGGGTGASTVSLRGLGDKRTLVLVNGTRLAYNDVNAIPASMIERIEVLSDGASAVYGSDAIGGVVNFILRERYEGVQFSTDFGTSAKSDGNRRNFSLTAGKAWDRGSLVGGLSYHNIDAVSAAERDYSKDALYLIDRQPVKQGSSATPTGSVNFNDGSAASTALASSNGCSRVTLNAGVSGMANASDFHCYNAANDSYNYQPYNLLQTPQKRTNAFLLGSLRLTDSVEAYINTWFSKTESSSVIAPIPIFANGDNFLVSADSYYNPFGVNFGTDRSTGTSYNDLNVRITGLGNRRYQYNTYNLQINPGLRGSFGQSSWQWDASLNYGHVKQKSINYGFLDYETFNQAVGPSFMDSDGTVKCGSAGNVIAGCTPVNIFNINDASSLSALQDMLVNPVNTSVYTVKQFEANANGNLFDLPAGTVSLAAGVSYRKESTSTQADPLWTGDENGLCGVIEYCASVLSGSFTVREAYAEALFPLLKDMPFVSSLNLSVGSRFSDYSSVGSKTNSKVSLEYRPVEDLLLRGTVSQVFRAPNISELYAGVAGDAATASDPCNGYTGGHDAACANVPTDGSYQQADGQVSGKASGAAIAGYQLQPETGKSYDVGFVYDPHWIEGLSLSADWWRINLEDTITQVSAQTVLNQCYANGGSAFCSLIHRNGNGTINYVAEPTVNLGKLWASGIDFNVGYRLPDTAWGRLTTSLNGTYLTRYDVLPDTTDPSTVTIHNLGKFTYSYGNFPRWRALGTVGWNLGDWSANWRIRYVGKTQIGSSDLDQSLSADADQAGVVRKIGAVVYNNLQVGYNVKPWHTRFEVGADNIGNKQPPLYYANNVGNANTDVATYDLLGRYYWARATVSF; via the coding sequence ATGCCTTCACGCCCGTCCCATCCTCGGCCGCTGTACGGGGCTGTCCGATCTTCCGGTCGTCGCCTCCGACCGCTCGCGCTGGCCACCGCCTCGGCGCTGGCGGCTGCGTGGATGGCGCCTGCCCTTGCGCAGGACACCAGCGGTGACCAGGCCCCCAAGACCCTGGACAGCGTGGTGGTCACCGGTTCGCGCCTGCGCCGGGTGGATACCGAAACCGCCAATCCGGTGGTGACGGTCTCGCGCGAGCAGATCACCGCCAGCGGCAAGGCCACGGTCGGCGACCTGCTGCAGTCACTGCCGTCCATTGCCGGCAACGCGACCAATCCCTACACCAACAACGGTGGCGGCACCGGCGCATCGACGGTTTCCCTGCGCGGCCTGGGTGACAAGCGCACCCTGGTGTTGGTCAATGGCACGCGCCTGGCCTACAACGATGTCAATGCGATCCCGGCCAGCATGATCGAGCGCATCGAAGTGCTCAGCGACGGTGCTTCGGCCGTCTATGGCTCCGATGCCATTGGCGGGGTGGTCAATTTCATCCTGCGCGAGCGCTATGAGGGCGTGCAGTTCTCCACCGACTTCGGCACCAGCGCCAAGAGTGACGGCAATCGACGCAATTTCTCGCTGACCGCGGGCAAGGCGTGGGACCGCGGCAGCCTGGTTGGCGGCCTGTCTTATCACAACATCGATGCGGTCTCGGCCGCCGAGCGCGACTATTCCAAGGACGCCCTGTACCTGATCGATAGACAGCCGGTGAAGCAGGGTTCTTCGGCCACGCCGACCGGATCGGTCAACTTCAACGACGGCTCGGCAGCGTCCACGGCGCTGGCGTCCAGCAATGGCTGTTCGCGCGTCACGCTCAACGCTGGCGTCAGCGGCATGGCCAACGCCAGCGATTTCCATTGCTATAACGCAGCCAACGACTCGTACAACTACCAGCCCTACAACCTGTTGCAGACCCCCCAAAAGCGTACCAATGCCTTCCTGCTTGGCAGCCTGCGCCTGACCGACTCGGTCGAGGCTTACATCAACACATGGTTCAGCAAGACCGAGTCGTCCTCGGTGATCGCGCCGATCCCGATCTTCGCCAACGGCGACAACTTCCTGGTCTCGGCCGACAGTTACTACAACCCATTCGGCGTCAACTTCGGCACCGACCGCAGCACGGGCACCTCCTACAACGACCTCAACGTGCGCATCACCGGGCTGGGCAACCGGCGTTACCAGTACAACACCTACAACCTGCAGATCAATCCAGGCCTGCGCGGCAGCTTTGGCCAGTCATCCTGGCAATGGGATGCCAGCCTCAACTACGGACACGTCAAGCAGAAGTCGATCAATTACGGCTTCCTGGATTACGAGACGTTCAACCAGGCCGTGGGTCCTTCTTTCATGGACAGCGACGGCACGGTCAAGTGCGGTAGCGCGGGCAACGTCATCGCCGGCTGCACGCCGGTCAATATCTTCAACATCAACGATGCCTCCAGTCTGTCGGCGCTGCAGGACATGCTGGTCAATCCGGTGAACACCAGCGTCTATACGGTCAAGCAGTTCGAGGCCAATGCCAATGGCAACCTGTTCGATCTTCCGGCGGGCACCGTGAGCCTGGCTGCAGGCGTGTCCTATCGCAAGGAGTCCACCAGCACCCAGGCCGACCCGCTGTGGACCGGTGACGAGAACGGTTTGTGCGGGGTGATCGAATACTGCGCGTCGGTCCTCAGCGGCAGCTTCACCGTCAGGGAAGCCTATGCCGAGGCCTTGTTCCCCTTGCTCAAGGACATGCCGTTCGTAAGCTCGCTGAACTTGAGCGTGGGCAGTCGCTTTTCCGACTACAGCTCGGTCGGAAGCAAGACTAACAGCAAGGTGTCGCTGGAATATCGTCCCGTGGAGGACTTGCTGCTGCGCGGCACGGTGTCCCAAGTGTTCCGCGCTCCCAACATCAGCGAGCTGTACGCCGGCGTGGCTGGCGACGCGGCTACCGCCAGCGACCCATGCAATGGCTACACCGGCGGCCATGATGCAGCCTGTGCCAATGTGCCGACCGATGGCAGCTACCAGCAGGCCGATGGCCAGGTGTCGGGCAAGGCGTCCGGAGCCGCCATCGCCGGCTATCAGCTCCAGCCTGAAACCGGGAAGTCCTATGACGTTGGCTTTGTCTATGACCCCCATTGGATCGAAGGCCTTTCACTGAGCGCGGACTGGTGGCGTATCAACCTGGAGGACACCATCACCCAGGTCTCGGCGCAGACGGTGCTCAATCAGTGTTATGCCAACGGTGGCAGTGCCTTCTGCTCGCTGATCCACCGAAACGGCAACGGCACCATCAATTACGTGGCCGAGCCCACGGTCAACCTTGGCAAGTTGTGGGCCAGTGGTATCGACTTCAACGTCGGTTATCGCCTGCCTGACACCGCCTGGGGACGGCTCACCACCAGCCTTAATGGCACCTACCTGACCCGCTATGACGTGCTCCCCGACACCACGGACCCCAGCACGGTGACCATCCACAACCTCGGCAAGTTCACCTATTCGTATGGCAACTTCCCGCGCTGGCGAGCCTTGGGCACGGTGGGTTGGAACCTGGGTGACTGGAGCGCCAACTGGCGTATCCGCTACGTGGGCAAGACGCAGATCGGCAGCAGCGACCTGGACCAGAGCCTGTCGGCCGATGCCGATCAGGCAGGCGTGGTCCGCAAGATCGGTGCAGTGGTCTACAACAACCTGCAGGTGGGCTACAACGTCAAGCCGTGGCACACCCGGTTCGAAGTGGGCGCGGACAACATCGGCAACAAGCAGCCGCCGCTGTACTACGCCAACAATGTTGGCAATGCCAACACCGACGTGGCGACCTACGACTTGCTTGGCCGTTACTACTGGGCGCGTGCGACGGTGAGCTTCTGA
- a CDS encoding MBL fold metallo-hydrolase yields the protein MKLWSIVGNSQKLDGGAMFGNAPRALWARWVQPDAHNRIDLACRALLAQDLGGKTVLFETGIGAFFEPKLRERYGVVEAEHVLLDSLAQAGVSHEDIDVVVLSHLHFDHAGGLLAPWAEGQGPRLLFPNATFVVGAAHWQRARQPHPRDRASFIPELPGLLEATGRLEIVEGEYAKALGETVRFRYSDGHTPGLMLAEIVGPERDAQGRPHGGVAFCADLIPGRFWVHVPITMGYDRNAELLIDEKRAFLEDALARDVRLFFTHDTDCALARVTRDEQGRFGTTHELAELKARPLAA from the coding sequence ATGAAACTCTGGTCCATCGTGGGCAATTCGCAGAAGCTCGATGGCGGGGCGATGTTCGGCAACGCGCCGCGCGCGCTGTGGGCGCGCTGGGTGCAGCCGGACGCGCACAATCGCATCGACCTGGCCTGCCGCGCGCTGCTGGCGCAGGATCTGGGCGGCAAGACCGTGCTGTTCGAGACCGGCATCGGCGCTTTCTTCGAACCGAAGCTGCGTGAGCGCTACGGCGTGGTCGAGGCCGAGCATGTGCTGCTCGACTCGCTCGCGCAGGCGGGCGTCTCGCACGAGGACATCGATGTGGTGGTCCTGAGCCACCTGCACTTCGATCATGCGGGTGGGCTGCTGGCACCGTGGGCGGAGGGGCAGGGGCCGCGACTGCTATTTCCCAACGCGACCTTCGTGGTCGGCGCGGCGCACTGGCAGCGCGCCCGGCAGCCGCATCCGCGTGATCGCGCCAGCTTCATCCCCGAGTTGCCCGGCTTGCTGGAAGCCACCGGGCGGCTGGAGATCGTCGAAGGCGAATATGCAAAGGCGCTGGGCGAGACGGTGCGCTTCCGCTACAGCGATGGCCACACACCGGGTCTGATGCTGGCCGAGATCGTGGGCCCCGAGCGCGATGCGCAGGGGCGGCCCCATGGCGGGGTGGCGTTCTGCGCCGACCTGATCCCGGGGCGCTTCTGGGTGCATGTGCCGATCACGATGGGCTACGACCGCAACGCCGAACTGCTGATCGACGAGAAGCGCGCGTTCCTGGAAGACGCGCTGGCGCGCGACGTGCGCCTGTTCTTCACCCACGACACCGATTGCGCGCTGGCACGGGTGACCCGCGACGAGCAAGGCCGGTTCGGCACCACCCACGAACTGGCGGAACTCAAGGCGCGGCCGCTGGCCGCGTAA
- the rsmD gene encoding 16S rRNA (guanine(966)-N(2))-methyltransferase RsmD codes for MPRLPPPSPARSARSGNGQVRIVGGRWRNTRLAVPDVSGLRPSGDRVRETLFNWLTGQLAGMRVLDLFAGTGALGLEAVSRGAAEAVLVERDAGAARQLVQVVERLGAAGQVQVVQGDALGWLAQQAEGSFDLAFVDPPFAAGLWQQVLDGLPRVLAPQAWLYVESPLDEAPALPSGFVLHREGQTREVRYRLARALG; via the coding sequence ATGCCGCGTCTGCCGCCCCCGTCTCCGGCCCGTTCCGCCCGTTCCGGCAATGGCCAGGTGCGCATCGTCGGCGGGCGCTGGCGCAACACGCGCCTGGCCGTGCCGGACGTGTCCGGCCTGCGCCCCAGTGGCGATCGGGTCCGCGAGACGCTTTTCAACTGGCTCACCGGGCAACTGGCCGGGATGCGGGTGCTGGATCTGTTCGCCGGGACCGGGGCGCTGGGGCTGGAGGCGGTCTCGCGCGGGGCCGCGGAGGCCGTCCTGGTTGAACGCGATGCAGGGGCGGCGCGGCAGTTGGTCCAGGTCGTGGAGCGGCTCGGGGCCGCTGGGCAGGTCCAGGTGGTGCAGGGCGATGCGCTGGGCTGGCTGGCCCAGCAGGCCGAGGGTAGCTTCGACCTGGCGTTCGTCGACCCGCCGTTTGCCGCCGGGCTCTGGCAGCAGGTGCTCGACGGCCTGCCGCGCGTCCTGGCGCCCCAGGCCTGGCTGTACGTGGAGTCGCCGCTGGACGAGGCACCGGCGCTGCCGTCGGGCTTCGTCCTGCATCGGGAGGGCCAGACCCGCGAGGTGCGCTATCGCCTGGCCCGCGCGCTCGGGTGA
- a CDS encoding YfhL family 4Fe-4S dicluster ferredoxin, with protein sequence MSLKINNLCVNCDVCEPACPNQAISMGEEIYVIDPARCTECVGHYDEPQCVVVCPVECIDPDPEYPESQGDLLAKLARLQAG encoded by the coding sequence ATGTCGCTGAAGATCAACAACCTGTGCGTCAACTGCGACGTCTGCGAGCCAGCCTGTCCCAACCAGGCCATCTCCATGGGCGAGGAGATCTATGTGATCGACCCGGCGCGTTGCACCGAGTGCGTCGGGCATTACGACGAGCCGCAGTGCGTGGTGGTCTGCCCGGTGGAGTGCATCGATCCCGATCCGGAATATCCGGAGAGCCAGGGCGATCTGCTGGCCAAGCTGGCGCGCCTGCAGGCCGGCTGA
- the coaD gene encoding pantetheine-phosphate adenylyltransferase, producing MSVSPIRTAVYPGTFDPITNGHLDLIDRAAPLFERLVIGVAASQKKGPALPLEQRVALAQSAVAHYPHVEVLGFDSLLADFVHKVGGRVLLRGLRAVSDFEYEFQMASMNRHLIPDVETLFMTPAEQFGFISSTLVREIARLGGDVSGFVPASVAKALQDARRDAA from the coding sequence ATGAGCGTGTCGCCCATCCGGACCGCGGTCTATCCGGGCACTTTCGACCCGATCACCAACGGTCACCTCGACCTGATCGACCGCGCCGCGCCGTTGTTCGAGCGGCTGGTGATCGGTGTCGCCGCAAGCCAGAAGAAAGGTCCGGCGCTGCCGCTGGAGCAGCGCGTGGCGCTGGCCCAGTCGGCGGTGGCCCACTATCCACACGTGGAAGTGCTGGGATTCGACAGTCTGCTGGCCGATTTCGTGCACAAAGTGGGCGGCCGGGTGCTGCTGCGCGGGCTGCGCGCGGTGTCCGATTTCGAGTACGAGTTCCAGATGGCCAGCATGAACCGGCATCTGATCCCGGACGTGGAAACGCTGTTCATGACCCCGGCCGAGCAGTTCGGCTTCATTTCCTCGACCCTGGTGCGCGAGATCGCGCGCCTGGGCGGCGACGTGTCCGGCTTCGTGCCGGCCTCGGTCGCCAAGGCGCTGCAGGATGCGCGTCGCGATGCGGCCTGA
- the upp gene encoding uracil phosphoribosyltransferase, translated as MKTVEVRHPLVRHKIGLLRDANLSTKGFRELVTELGTLLAYEATADLHTEPDTVQGWAGPVEVQKIAGAKITLVPILRAGLGMLPGVLALIPAARVSVVGLQRDEETLQPVPYFERLTGRLEERDALILDPMLATGGTLIATIDMLKRAGAQRIKGIFLVAAPEGLKALEAAHPDVEVYTAAIDDHLNEKGYILPGLGDAGDRIFGTRVES; from the coding sequence ATGAAAACCGTCGAAGTCCGCCATCCCCTGGTCCGCCACAAGATCGGCCTGCTCCGCGATGCGAACCTGAGCACCAAGGGCTTCCGCGAACTGGTCACCGAGCTGGGCACCCTGCTGGCGTACGAGGCCACGGCGGACCTGCATACCGAGCCAGACACCGTGCAGGGCTGGGCGGGCCCGGTCGAGGTGCAGAAGATCGCCGGGGCCAAGATCACCCTGGTCCCGATCCTGCGCGCGGGCCTGGGGATGCTGCCCGGCGTGCTGGCCCTGATCCCGGCCGCGCGCGTGAGCGTGGTCGGCCTGCAGCGCGACGAAGAGACGCTGCAGCCGGTGCCCTACTTCGAGCGCCTCACCGGCCGCCTGGAAGAACGCGACGCCCTGATCCTGGACCCGATGCTGGCCACCGGCGGCACGCTGATCGCCACCATCGACATGCTCAAGCGCGCCGGCGCACAGCGGATCAAGGGCATCTTCCTGGTCGCCGCCCCGGAAGGCCTCAAGGCACTGGAGGCCGCGCATCCAGATGTGGAGGTGTATACCGCCGCGATCGACGACCATCTCAACGAGAAGGGCTACATCCTGCCCGGCCTGGGCGATGCGGGCGACCGGATCTTCGGCACGCGCGTGGAGAGCTGA
- a CDS encoding IS110 family transposase, which yields MHGIGIDVSKATLEVAVYHGPWRQFDNTVAGHRKLAAWLKPLAVRRVVLEPTGGYEQQVLDALHAAGLPVVRANARQVRDFARATGQLAKTDRLDAAVLAQIAQVLDLPLYQPAHPWQRRLAEYVQSRRQVVQMLVSAEQQLGWVKDRQLRGALQANVLQLTKSKAFLDQQIAQQVRQQPQLEAIQTLKGVGPVLLAVLASELPELGRLDGKAIAKLVGVAPLARDSGTLRGTRSIWGGRADIRQALYMSALSALRYEPRLRQFYQSLRARGKAAKVAIVAVMRKMLVILNARARDAWSVLPAGE from the coding sequence ATGCACGGGATCGGGATCGATGTGAGCAAGGCCACCTTGGAGGTGGCCGTCTACCATGGCCCTTGGCGGCAGTTCGACAACACCGTCGCCGGTCATCGCAAACTGGCCGCTTGGCTCAAGCCCCTGGCCGTGCGCCGGGTGGTGTTGGAGCCCACCGGCGGCTATGAGCAGCAGGTGCTCGATGCCCTGCATGCAGCAGGCCTGCCGGTGGTGCGGGCTAACGCGCGCCAGGTCCGTGACTTTGCCCGGGCCACCGGACAACTGGCCAAGACCGATCGGTTGGATGCGGCCGTGCTGGCTCAGATCGCCCAGGTCCTTGATCTGCCGCTTTATCAGCCGGCGCATCCATGGCAGCGCCGGCTGGCCGAGTATGTGCAGAGCCGTCGTCAGGTCGTCCAGATGCTGGTCAGCGCCGAACAACAGCTGGGTTGGGTCAAGGACCGCCAGCTACGCGGTGCGTTGCAGGCCAATGTCCTCCAACTCACCAAGAGCAAGGCCTTTCTGGATCAGCAGATTGCCCAACAGGTGCGCCAGCAGCCACAACTGGAGGCGATCCAGACGCTCAAGGGCGTGGGGCCGGTGTTGTTGGCGGTCCTGGCCAGCGAGCTTCCTGAACTGGGCAGGCTCGATGGCAAGGCCATTGCCAAGCTGGTCGGGGTGGCGCCACTGGCACGCGACAGCGGCACCCTGCGCGGCACCCGCAGCATCTGGGGTGGCCGCGCTGACATCCGCCAGGCCCTGTACATGTCGGCCCTGTCGGCTTTGCGCTACGAGCCGCGTCTACGCCAGTTCTACCAATCCCTGCGTGCTCGCGGCAAAGCGGCCAAGGTGGCCATCGTGGCGGTCATGCGCAAGATGCTGGTGATCCTCAATGCGCGTGCACGCGACGCCTGGAGCGTGCTGCCGGCGGGGGAGTGA